A genomic segment from Manduca sexta isolate Smith_Timp_Sample1 chromosome 13, JHU_Msex_v1.0, whole genome shotgun sequence encodes:
- the LOC115453870 gene encoding LOW QUALITY PROTEIN: elongation of very long chain fatty acids protein (The sequence of the model RefSeq protein was modified relative to this genomic sequence to represent the inferred CDS: inserted 1 base in 1 codon), producing the protein MSVILGGAVKLYQYLNDDIADPRTQEWFLMRSPWAGLAILSIYLMSVLKWLPNFMSKRPAYELRSIIVIYNIIQMFGCAYVFYQSMKLGWLSHYKLVCQPPDEEPHSVDYAWRVCYGYFVLKLMDLLDTVFFVLRKKQNQVSFLHVYHHFGMVAVSWGMVKWLPGGHVTXLVTLNSFVHVIMYMYYLLTIWDKSFKKSIWWKKYVTQIQILQFTLLLAHFIVLTFMKDCNYPREPAYLLIPQNLFMVILFLDFYYRSYIKPPQKNA; encoded by the exons ATGTCGGTAATTTTGGGAGGAGCTGTGAAATTATACCAATATCTTAATGATGACATTGCAg ACCCTAGGACTCAAGAATGGTTCCTCATGAGATCACCATGGGCGGGACTAGCCATACTATCAATTTATCTGATGTCAGTACTCAAATGGCTGCCCAACTTTATGAGCAAGCGGCCCGCCTACGAGCTACGGTCaattattgtgatttataacataatacaaaTGTTTGGTTGTGCGTACGTGTTCTACCAA AGTATGAAACTGGGTTGGCTGAGTCACTACAAGCTGGTCTGTCAGCCGCCAGACGAGGAGCCGCATAGCGTGGACTACGCATGGCGTGTTTGTTACGGTTATTTTGTACTCAAACTCATGGATCTCCTTGATACG GTTTTCTTCgtattaagaaaaaaacaaaaccaagtaTCATTCCTACACGTGTACCATCACTTTGGAATGGTCGCAGTTTCTTGGGGCATGGTTAAATGGTTGCCAG GTGGTCACGTTA TTCTGGTTACTCTGAATTCGTTCGTACACGTAATCATGTACATGTACTATCTCCTCACGATCTGGGACAAATCATTTAAGAAATCCATCTGGTGGAAGAAATATGTCACACAAATTCAAATT TTGCAATTCACATTACTACTGGCGCATTTCATAGTGCTGACTTTTATGAAAGATTGCAATTACCCTCGAGAGCCGGCCTACCTTCTAATTCCACAGAACTTATTTATGGTCATACTTTTCTTAGATTTCTACTACCGATCGTACATAAAGCCTCCCCAGAAGAATGCTTAG
- the LOC115453872 gene encoding prostaglandin F synthase 2 isoform X1 produces the protein MPSTLTVTSCSRKCKGCNYSNCKGRRSRKIGKCEYFCKYIFCCGWCFGTQSRERRPAKITRRVEHVDYIKIHSGTSKHKQKFNGSNKNETADLYFCTVSNYVTTWPNNQRQWAYKRPLATADDFKDFEAASIAAQKVRTCESNDVTTKSHFFISNPINLNIPFHNTRTFGQTYIAPLKKTPMFKTKTTKNLANIFSSCLRSKQRKGATRGNIRSKKIVHPISAHMSLKPDITNILDNTRSISGTTNDFSCQFSVNSMQSLEIISHVLTRSVSRLSSLDSILSLKWRRRFRRHDKQPSTLQTILKLKETGRVRHVGVSNLNEEQLKRLSDIKKPECLQIEIHALCQQESLVAASKELGIPVVAYSPLGSKALADTLAAKTGRQYPDLLTLPTVKRIAESHGRTTGQILLRYAIQRGIAIIPKSTNPQRIKQNISLWDFELSGSEMKELATLDRGENGRICDFSFFRGVEKHRDFPFKKQI, from the exons ATGCCATCAACACTCACTGTTACCTCATGCTCCCGCAAATGTAAAGGATGTAATTACTCTAACTGCAAGGGTAGACGATCCCGTAAAATAGGAAAGTGTGAATACTTTTGCAAATACATTTTTTGCTGCGGATGGTGTTTTGGAACCCAAAGTCGAGAACGACGACCCGCTAAAATTACACGAAGGGTTGAACACGTGGattacataaaaatccattcgGGAACTTCTAAGCACAAACAAAAATTCAATGGATCGAACAAAAATGAAACAGCTGATCTTTATTTCTGCACGGTGTCCAACTATGTCACGACATGGCCCAATAACCAAAGGCAGTGGGCTTATAAACGACCTTTAGCTACAGCAGACGATTTTAAAGACTTTGAAGCCGCCTCGATAGCTGCACAAAAAGTACGCACATGTGAAAGCAATGACGTAACAACTAaatcgcatttttttataagtaatccaattaatttaaacattccATTTCACAATACTCGGACATTTGGGCAGACTTACATTGCCCCTTTAAAAAAAACTCCTATGTTCAAGacgaaaacaacaaaaaacctagcaaatatattttcttcttgtTTAAGGAGTAAACAAAGAAAAGGAGCAACGCGGGGCAACATTCGAAGTAAAAAGATAGTACACCCGATAAGTGCACACATGTCGTTAAAGCCcgatattacaaatattttggaCAACACCCGATCAATATCAGGAACCACCAACGATTTTTCCTGTCAATTCAGTGTAAACTCTATGCAAAGTCTAGAAATAATATCACACGTGCTTACCAGATCTGTTTCCCGGCTCTCCTCGTTGGACAGTATACTCAGCCTGAAATGGCGGAGACGATTCAGGAGACACGACAAACAACCGAGCACACTTCAA ACCATATTGAAATTGAAGGAGACAGGCCGTGTGCGTCACGTCGGCGTCTCTAATCTTAATGAAGAGCAATTGAAAAGACTAAGCGATATCAAGAAACCAGAATGTTTGCAAATAGAGATACACGCCCTTTGCCAACAGGAATCACTAGTCGCGGCTTCCAAAGAGCTCGGTATTCCTGTGGTAGCGTATTCCCCTCTAGGATCCAAAGCATTAGCTGATACGCTTGCTGCTAAAACAGG cCGTCAATATCCGGATTTGCTGACACTGCCTACAGTAAAACGCATAGCTGAATCACACGGTCGCACCACGGGACAAATTTTGCTCCGTTATGCAATTCAACGCGGAATTGCTATTATTCCAAAGAGCACCAACCCACAACGTATAAAGCAG AACATATCTTTATGGGATTTCGAGTTAAGTGGCAGTGAGATGAAGGAACTGGCGACTCTTGACCGAGGTGAAAATGGACGCATTTGTGACTTCTCATTCTTTCGGGGTGTAGAAAAGCATCGCGATTTCCCGTTCAAAAAACAGATATAA
- the LOC115453872 gene encoding aldo-keto reductase family 1 member B7 isoform X2 yields the protein MMSIPQYIELEGGDRMPRIGFGTWQASSEVLEKAVEAALDAGYRHFDTARAYENEVSLGRALKRWIGNDASRRKELFVVTKLPPGGMHPHLVQEYFDASLNDLALDYVDLYLIHVPFAFEHVPGDLHPANPDGSMKVDLTTNLDEVWKTILKLKETGRVRHVGVSNLNEEQLKRLSDIKKPECLQIEIHALCQQESLVAASKELGIPVVAYSPLGSKALADTLAAKTGRQYPDLLTLPTVKRIAESHGRTTGQILLRYAIQRGIAIIPKSTNPQRIKQNISLWDFELSGSEMKELATLDRGENGRICDFSFFRGVEKHRDFPFKKQI from the exons GCATCTAGTGAAGTATTAGAAAAAGCAGTCGAAGCGGCTTTGGACGCAGGATACCGACACTTCGACACGGCGCGTGCGTACGAAAATGAGGTATCTTTGGGCCGAGCTCTCAAGCGCTGGATTGGAAACGATGCATCTAGGAGGAAAGAGCTATTTGTGGTTACAAAACTACCGCCAGGAG GCATGCACCCACATCTGGTTCAAGAATATTTTGACGCGTCTCTGAATGATTTGGCACTAGATTATGTGgatttgtatttaatacatGTGCCCTTCGCCTTTGAACATGTCCCTGGCGATTTGCATCCAGCGAATCCCGACGGCAGCATGAAAGTCGATCTCACTACAAACCTCGACGAAGTTTGGAAG ACCATATTGAAATTGAAGGAGACAGGCCGTGTGCGTCACGTCGGCGTCTCTAATCTTAATGAAGAGCAATTGAAAAGACTAAGCGATATCAAGAAACCAGAATGTTTGCAAATAGAGATACACGCCCTTTGCCAACAGGAATCACTAGTCGCGGCTTCCAAAGAGCTCGGTATTCCTGTGGTAGCGTATTCCCCTCTAGGATCCAAAGCATTAGCTGATACGCTTGCTGCTAAAACAGG cCGTCAATATCCGGATTTGCTGACACTGCCTACAGTAAAACGCATAGCTGAATCACACGGTCGCACCACGGGACAAATTTTGCTCCGTTATGCAATTCAACGCGGAATTGCTATTATTCCAAAGAGCACCAACCCACAACGTATAAAGCAG AACATATCTTTATGGGATTTCGAGTTAAGTGGCAGTGAGATGAAGGAACTGGCGACTCTTGACCGAGGTGAAAATGGACGCATTTGTGACTTCTCATTCTTTCGGGGTGTAGAAAAGCATCGCGATTTCCCGTTCAAAAAACAGATATAA